CGCCGCTTGGCCGCCGACGCCAGCGGGCCAGGCGCCACGGGGGAGAAGCCCGTCAGGGGCACCATCGGATCCGGCCTGCGGGCTGTCCGTTCGTCCCCGCAAGCGATGCTGGCGCTCACGGCCGTGGTCGCCGCCCACGGGGTGATGGTGGCTGTCATGTCCATGACGCCGCTGCACCTGCAACAACTCCTGGGTGGATCGCATCAGGGGCACCACGGAGGCACCACCGACAGCACGGACGCCCTGGTGGTCATAGGCGTGACCATTTCGCTGCACATCGCCGGCATGTTTGCCTTGTCGCCTTTGTGGGGCTGGCTGACGGACAAGGCCGGACGACTGAAGACCATTGCGCTGGGACACGGCCTCTTGTTGCTGGCAGTGTTCATCGCCGGCTTTGGCCAGCACGAGCCCGTCCTGGTGACCAGCGGACTGATCCTCCTCGGCTTGGGCTGGTCCGCAGCCACCATTGCCGGCTCTACGCTGTTGGCAGAGAGCGTCGCCCCCGGCCAACGGGTCACCGTGCAAGGCGTATCGGACACGCTGATGGGTGCTGCCGGGGCGGTGGGCGGTGCCACCTCCGGGCTGCTCCTTGCATGGATCGGCTACCAGGGCCTCAACGTCGCTTCCAGCATTGTGGCTGCAGCGGTACTGGTCCTGGCCGGCGTTGCGGCCCTTCGGGGACCACTCCGCCCAGCCGGACACTCCCGAGACCAAGCGATTCAGTAAGTCAGATCTAGCGGGCAGCCCGGACCATGCCCAGCAACCGCCCGAAGATGCCCTCCCCGTCCTCGCCAATGCCATCATGGTGGAAGTCCGGGGTAACCCACGGCTGGAGCCCACGCACGGCGGCCGCCGTCTCCAGGGAAAGGTCATGGTCCACGTAGATATCGTCCCTGTACACCGCCGCCGCAACCGGGACAGTGTTGGCTGCCAGCCTTCCGGTGTCGTACAAAGGCTTCCAGTCCTTCTTGCTGGCCAGCAGACCAGCGACCTCGCGCAGTGGGACGAGTGATGGATCCTGCTCGAAGTACCACGGATACACCATTTCGCCGGTGAGCAGCGGCTCTGTGGCGTCCGGCTCAAATTCCGGGTACTCGCGCAGCACCCTCCAAGCGGCCCAGTCCGTGGCTTCTTCCTGGCCGTAGATCGATTCGTGCATCACGGCGTAAAGGGGATTGGTTCCCCTGCTCACCAGCGCCCGCACCTGTTCGAGGAAAGACTCGGATAGCCGCTGCCCGGCGCCCGTCTCGATGAACGCGTCCTCCAGGAGGTAGTGCAGCGAATCAACCCTGCTGTTGCCACCCAGGAACGACCCCACCATCTGGAACCGCTCGGGTGTCAGGCGTTCACCGCTCGCCAGGAATTCCGGTTGCTGTTCCAAATGACGCACAATCCGGGTCACGAGTTCCCGGTCCTCGGGATACCACGAGAAGTATTCGGCGTTGCGGGCCGCGACACGTCGGAAGGTAGCGCGGTAGACGCGATCGGCCGGACCTTGGAGAGGGGCCAGTCCGCCGGTGATCAGTACTTCCCGCAGCCCTTCGGGCGCGAAGGACAGATACGTCAAAGCACAGAACCCGCCGAAGCTTTGGCCCAGGACTGTCCATGGCCCGGAGTCCAGGACCGCGCGGACGTGCTCAGCGTCGGCAACGATGGAATCCGCCCGGAAATGCGTCAGGTACTCTGCCTGCGCCTCGGCGTCTCCCCGCCGTTCCAGGCTCTGCCGCTCGATGGGCGTGGACAATCCCGTCCCGCGTTGGTCGAGCATCAGGATGCGGAAATCCTTGGCGGCGGCCTTCATCCATCCGGAGAGGGAGGTGATCCTGTTGCCCCGGCCACCCGGCCCACCCTGGAGGTACAGCAGCCAGGGCAAACGGCTGGCTGTCTCGGGCGTGTGCTCAGCGGAGGAATATTCACGGGCGAACACCGAAATCGTCTCGCCGGAGCCGCCTTCGCTGTCGGTGTCATGGTCCAGGGGGACCGTGAAGTAGTGCTCCACGGTCCGGATCCCACGGAATTCGTGGCGGGCTCGGATGCTGTGGCCGTTGTTTGGCCGCACCTTTTCAGCCACGGGCGAGTGCCTGGTTGATGTGGCCGTCGTTTGCGCCGAACGCTTCAAGTGGGTCACCTGTCAGGCGGAATGTTGACCATTCCGCCATGGGGAAGGCGCCGAGGTTCTTATAGAAATTGATCGAGGGTTCGTTCCAGTTCAGGACACTCCACTCCACGCGCGCATATCCACGTTCGACGGCGGTCGCGGCCAGATGCTGCAACAGCGCCTTGCCGTGGCCTTCGCCGCGCGCGTCCGGAACCACGTAAAGGTCCTCCAGGTAGATGCCGTGGACCCCTTCCCACGTGGAGTAGTTCAGGAACCACAAAGCGAAGCCCTGCACCGTGCCGGCGGAATTCTCGGCGATAGTGGCGTAGACACGGGGGTTCTCGCCAAAGAGGACATCCGTGAGCATCTCCGGGGTGTTCTTGACGGCGTCCGGTTCCTTTTCGTAGATCGCAAGATCGTGGATCATACGCAGGATCGCGGGGACGTCTTCAACGGTGGCGGGGCGGATTACACTCATGGCATCGAGCTTACTAGGGGAGATCGGCCTGCCGCCGCCACGCCAACGCTGACGATCCGTACTGTACGGGCGGCTCCCGGTACATGAGCTGCGTGCCCTCCACCAGGAGGGGTGGCCCCACGAACCTGAGGGTGCCGTAGGGGCTGTCCGTGACCAGGAACTCGGGCTCCGGCAGGGGACTGGGCGCACCATCCCCGTGGACCGGGGGAAGTTCGAAAAGTTGCTCGGCGGTACGTGCCAGTGACATCGTCGCCGATCCACCACGTCCGGTCCGTAGCCGTTCGCCCAGCAAGGCGATGACGGCAGCAGCCAGGCCGTACCCCGTGGCATGGTCCAGGGCCTGGACCGGCAAGGCGCCGGGTTTCCACCCTGCGTCGTCGGGTTGTCCATACCGTTCGGCGATCCCGGTGGCGGCCTGCACCAGACTGTCGAATCCCCGCCGCCCCTGCCACGGTCCGCCCCTGCCCCACGCGGTCAAGGTGGCAACGACGAGGCCGGGCCTGCTCGCCAACAGCGCACCGGGCGCCAGCCCGAAACGGTCCAGGCCGCCGTCGTGGTATCCCGTGACCACCACGTCGGCCGAAGCAACCAGCCCGTTGATGACGCCCAAGTCCGTCGTCCGGCCAAGATCCGCCTCGGCGCTTCGCTTATCGAAACCTGAATCGACGAAAGCGTCCGTCAATTCCGGAAGCTGGGGCGGGTCGATGCGGAGTACGTCCGCGCCGAGGGCACCCAGGAGACGCGTTGCGGTGGGGCCGGCGATGACGCGGGTCAGGTCCAGCACCCTGAGGCCGTCCAACGGCAGCCGTGGGTTGCCGGCAGGAAACCAGGCCGTGCCAGGCGAGGCCCCAGCATGCTCAGCCGAAGGTTCGACGTCGATCCAGTCGCCTGAGGCCGCTGCCGGACGCATCGGCGAGGCGAGCCATTCGGTGCGGCTCCGGACGGCCGCAGCCACGCCCTTGTTGGCCACGATCGCTGCCTCGGCCTCCAGGGAGGTCATCGACAAGAGCGCCCGGTCCACGTCTTGTGGGCCCCTGGCTGAAAGGGCTTCCAGCAAGCGCGCCGCATGGTGTGGATAGTTGGCGTGAAGGCGGATCCAGCCATCAGCTGTGCGCCGGAAGCCTGACATCGGAGCGAAACCCATCGGTTTCTGACCATCGATTCGCAAGTATCCAAGTGAATCGAAGGAGGCTGCCGTAGGACCGGCGGCCACGGAGTACCTGTCGGCGGAGCCGGTCAGTGCGTTAAGTGCAGTTGCCACCGCCTGGACGGAGCGGAGCGCCAGGCCTTCCACATCCAATGCACCGCCCCACCACCGGCGCGGGCCGTCCCAAGGGGCAGGAGGCACTTCACTGAGTGCCCCTAGTTTCCGCAGGCCTGCACCGAGGTCGGGGATGGTTCCCATGGGATTCCCGTTCAGAGCCTGTTGACGTCCGTCACGCGGACCACGGCGGTGCCGGACTCATCAGAAGCTGCAAGGTCCACTTCGGCCGAAATGCCCCAGTCGTGGTTGCGTGCCGGGTCATCGAAAATTTGCCGGACCTTCCATGTGCCGGGCTCTTCGGTAATGATGAGCAAGCCCGGTCCGCGGGCGTCGGGACCGGTGCCGATGTCGTCGTGTTCGTCAAAGTAGTCGTCCAACACGTCTTCCCAACGCCCGGCATCCCAGCCGGCATCGGCGTCGAGCTCGCCCAGGGCGTTGGAATCCTCGTCGGCGAAAAGTTCCACCCTGCGGAACATCTCGTTACGGACCATCACCCGGAAGGCCCTGATGTTCGACGTCAGCGACGGCGGGGGAGGCGGGGGAGCGTCATGCGGTGTCGGCGCAGCCCCGGAGGTTAGCTCTTCCCATTCATCCAGCAGGCTCGAATCCACTTGGCGGACCAGTTCGCCCAGCCAGGCGATGAGGTCTTCAAGATCCTCGCGGAGCAGATCTTGGGGAACGGTCTGCCGGAGGGCCCGGAAACCGTCCGCCAGATAGCGGAGGACGATGCCCTCCGAACGCGCCAAGCCGTAGAACTGGACGAACTCCCCGAAGTTCATGGCCCGCTCATACATGTCGCGGATGATCGATTTCGGTGCGAGCTCAAAGTCGCCAACCCAGGGGGCTGCCTTGCGGTACACCTCGAAGGCTTCGCCGAGGATTTCCGCCAACGGCATGGGATAGGTGACTTCGTCGAGCATCGCCATGCGCTGGTCGTACTCGATACCGTCAGCCTTCATGGCCGCAACCGCTTCGCCACGTGCCTTCTTCTGCTGCGCGGAAAGTATCTGTCGAGGCTTCTCCAGCGTCGACTCGATGACGGAGACGACGTCCAGGGCGTACGACGGCGACTCCGGGTCGAGCAGTTCCAACGCAGCAAGGGCGAAGGGGGACAGCGGCTGGTTCAGGGCAAAGTTTGCCTGCAGGTGAACGGTGAGGCGTACCGAACGTCCTTCAGCCTCTTGCTGGTCCTCCGGGATCCGTTCAACAACTCCTGCTGCCAGGAGTTCACGGTAGATCCCCAAGGCTTTCTTCATCAGCTTCAGCTGCGCGGGGCGGCTCTCATGGTTTTCGCTGAGAAGCCTGCGGGTTGCCTGGAAGGGGTCGCCAGGACGTTCCATAAGGTTCAGCAGCATCGCGTGGGTGACGGTGAAGCTGGACGTCAGCGGCTCCGGTATGGACTCCACCAGCTTGTTGAAGGTTGGCTCGCCCCAGGAAACAAACCCCTCCGGAGGCTTCTTCTTGACCACCTGGCGTAGCTTCTTTTGGTCATCCCCAAACTTGGCCGTGGCCTTCGCCATGGCTTTGGTGTTCTCCACCACGTGCTCGGGAGCCTGGACCACCACCGTACCTGCAGTGTCGTAGCCTGCGCGGCCTGCGCGGCCTGCGATCTGGTGGAACTCGCGGGAGTTCAGCGGCCGGGTTCGTACGCCGTCGTATTTGCTGAGAGCCGTCAACAGCACGGTGCGGATGGGTACGTTGATGCCGACGCCCAAAGTGTCGGTGCCGCAAATAACCTTCAGGAGTCCTGCCTGGGCGAGCTGCTCCACCAAGCGGCGGTACTTGGGAAGCATTCCGGCGTGGTGGACACCGATGCCGTGGCGGACCAGCCTGTTGAGGGTCTTTCCGAATCCGGCGGCAAACCTGAAGCCCGCGATGAGTTCAGCGATCCGGTCCTTCTCGTCACGGCTGCACATATTGATGCTCATGAGGTTCTGTGCGCGTTCGATGGCTTCAGCTTGGCTGAAGTGGACCACGTACACCGGAACCTGTTTGGTGGCGAGCAGGTCCTCCAGGGTCTCGTGCACAGGTGTCACCTGGTAGTAGTAGTGCAGCGGGATGGGGCGTTCCGCGGAGCTCACAGTGGTGGTGGAGCGGCCGGTGAGTTCCGTCAGGCCGGCCTCGAAGCGGGTGACGTCACCCAAAGTGGCGGACATGAGGAGGAACTGGGCCTGGGGGAGTTCCAGCAACGGAACCTGCCACGCCCAACCGCGTTGCGGGTCGGAGTAGAAATGGAACTCGTCCATGATGACGGAGCCCAGTTCGGCAGAAGCCCCCTCGCGGAGGGCGATGTTGGCAAGGATTTCCGCGGTGCAGCAAATGATCGGCGCGTCCTGGTTCACGCCGGAGTCACCCGTGATCATCCCCACGTTCTCCGCGCCGAAGATGTCGCACAGGGCGAAGAATTTTTCCGATACCAGGGCCTTGATGGGAGCCGTGTAGTAGCTTCGCTTGCCCCGCGCCATGGCTTCGAAGTGAGCCGCGATGGCCACCAGCGACTTTCCGGAACCTGTGGGGGTGGCGAGGATGACGTTGGCGCCGGAGGCGAGTTCCATGATCGCTTCGTCCTGCGCCGGGTACAGCTGAAGTCCGCGGCTCTCCGTCCACTCCACGAACCGTGTGTAAATTTCGTCCGGGTCCAGGGGACCGGTGTCGGCGGAACCGGGAAGCTGCTCAAGAAGTTTCATTGGTTTCCAGCTTAGTGCCCGCACGGTTTAGGCTCGGCCCAGCAGGGATGCCAGACGCGAGGAGGCTCTAATGAAGTGGGACCCGTCCAAGTACACCGAGTTCGGTAATCATCGGGACAGGCCGTTCCATGACCTCGTAGGCAGGATTCAGGCCAACGACCCGCGGAAGGTGGTGGACCTCGGTTGCGGCCCCGGAAACCTGACGGCGACGCTGGCCGATCGATGGCCGGAGGCCCGCGTAGTTGGCGTTGATTCCTCGGCGGAGATGCTCCGCAAAGCGGAGTCGCTGGCGAAGCAGGCCCCGCAGCTGGAGTTCGAGCTAGGCGACATCGCCCGCTGGGAACCGGATGCGGATACCGATGTGGTTGTCACGAACGCCGCGCTCCAATGGGTACCGGGCCACCAGGACATGGTGGCTGCTTGGCTGCGCGACCTCAAACCCGGCGCCTGGTTCGCCATGCAGGTACCGGGAAATTTCACTTCTCCGTCCCATGCCCTGATGCGCGGACTGGCAGAGTCGCCGCGGTGGTCGCCCCGGCTGGCTGGAGTCCTTCGGCACGATGGCGCTGTAGGCAGTCCTGCGGACTACTTGGGAATAATGCTCGACGCCGGATGCGCGGCCGACGCTTGGGAGACCACCTACCAGCAGGTACTGACCGGCGAGGACCCGGTCCTGGAATGGGTCCGCGGCACGGGCTTGAGACCGGTGCTGGCGGCTTTGTCCGCGGAGGAAGCCGCAGACTTCGAGCAGGAATACGCCACGATGCTGCGGGAAGCTTATCCGGCCACGAAACACGGGACGGTTTTTCCCTTCCGGCGGATCTTTGCCGTCGCGCGGAAGAACTGAACCCTGGATTGCAACCGATTCCAGCAGCCGACAGTTTCCTACGCCGGACCGGCTTGTCCTGTGCCGGCGTCGCTGGTCTAATTTTCGACATGGACCATGGACGTTTCGAACCACTCACGCCGCACACGACGCCGGTGACGGGCCGGAGTTACTGATGACTCCCACAGGCGAGTTCCCCGGCACCTGGCGGCCCCACACCGGGAGCGCCGTAGCGCTCTTTGAACAGTTGCGCCTCCGGATCATCGAACTGGTTGACTCCGGAGTCCTTGCGGTCGGGGCGAAGCTTCCTCCGGTCCGCAATCTTGCGGGTGCGCTGGATGTTGCACCCCATACAGTGGCCCGCGCGTACAAGGAGCTGGAAGCGGCTGGCGTGGTAGCTACCCGGGGGCGGAACGGAACTGTCATCTGTGCACGGGACGACCGATGGGGAGCGCTGGCCGGAGTCGCAGCCGACTACGCGGCCGCCGCCAAGGCACAGGGCGCTTCCTTCGCTGAAGCCGTGCAGCTTCTGGCAGCCGCCTACGACGCTGACTGATACCGATCAGTAGCGTGTGAGGCACGACATGGAAATTCGAAGAAGTTTTCGATTAGCATTGGTAGGTGCCCAAAGCCTTAGCTGAAGATACCGCCATCGAATCGCCGAACAGCGTCCCAGCCGTTCTTGAAACCAAGCCCGCCAGGCCTGACCTGTCACGCCTTGTGGTCAAGGGCGCCCGGGAACATAACCTTCGCAACGTGGACCTGGACCTGCCCCGGGACGCCATGATCGTGTTTACGGGCCTTTCGGGTTCCGGCAAGTCCTCGTTGGCTTTTGACACTATCTTCGCCGAAGGCCAGCGCCGGTACGTGGAATCGCTGTCTGCCTACGCGCGCCAATTCCTTGGCCAGGTGGACAAGCCCGATGTCGACTTCATCGAGGGCCTGTCACCTGCGGTGTCCATTGACCAGAAGTCCACCAGCAAGAACCCGCGCTCCACCGTGGGCACCATCACCGAGATTTACGACTACATGCGGCTTCTGTGGGCCCGCGTTGGCCGCCCGCACTGCCCAGTGTGTGGCGAGCCGATTACCCGGCAGACGCCCCAGCAGATCGTGGACCAGCTCCTGGAACTGGAGACCGGGACCCGCTTCCAGGTCCTCGCACCCGTGGTTCGCGGACGCAAGGGCGAGTTTGTTGACCTCTTCAAGGAACTGACCACCAAGGGCTACTCCCGTGCCCGCGTGGATGGCGAGTTGGTCCAGCTGAGCGATCCCCCCAAGCTGGGCAAGCAGTTCAAGCACACCATTGAAGTCGTGGTGGACCGTCTTGTCGTCAAGGAAGACATCAGCCAACGGCTCACGGACTCCGTGGAAACAGCCCTGGGCCTGGCAGAGGGACGCGTCCTGGTTGAATTCGTCGACCTGGATGCTGACGATCCCGGACGCATCAGGGCGTTCTCCGAGAACCTGGCCTGTCCCAATGAGCACCCACTGGCCATCGATGAGATAGAGCCGCGCTCCTTCTCGTTCAACAACCCCTTCGGTGCCTGCTCCGCTTGCAGTGGCATCGGTACCAAGCTTGAAGTCGACGAGGAACTGATTGTTCCCAACCCTGAGCTATCGCTCGGCGAAGGCGCCATCGCCCCGTGGTCATTGGGTACGGCGACCACCGAATACTGGAACCGCCTCCTGGAGGGCCTGGCGCACGAACTGGGCTTCTCCATGAAGACCTCGTGGGAGAAACTCCCGAAGGACGTCCGCAACACCGTGCTGCACGGCAAGGACCACAAGGTTGTTGTCCAGTACAAGAACCGCTTCGGCCGGGAGCGAAAGTACAGCACCGGCTTCGAAGGTGCCATCCAGTACGTTCACCGGAAGCACGGGGAAACGGACTCGGATTGGGCCCGTGACCGCTACGAAGAATACATGCGGCAGATCCCCTGCCCTGAGTGCAACGGCGCGCGCCTCAACCCGGCGTCGCTGTCGGTGCTGATCAACGGCAAATCGATCGCCGAAGTCGCCGCCCTGCCGATGCGGGAATGCGCGGAGTTCCTGGGCAGCCTGACCCTGACCAACAGGGAAGCGCAGATCGCCAACCAGGTGCTTAAGGAGATCCAGGCCCGGCTGACCTTCCTCCTGGATGTCGGGTTGGAGTACCTCAACCTTGAGCGGCCCTCCGGCACATTGTCCGGCGGCGAAGCCCAGCGGATCAGGCTGGCAACCCAAATCGGCTCCGGCCTCGTGGGTGTCCTTTACGTCCTTGACGAACCGTCCATCGGCCTCCACCAGCGCGACAACCGGAGACTCATCGAGACGCTCACGCGCCTCCGAGACCTCGGTAACACGCTGATTGTCGTTGAGCACGACGAAGACACCATCCAAGAGGCCGACTGGGTAGTGGACATTGGACCGGGCGCCGGTGAGCACGGCGGCCAGGTTGTGCACTCCGGCACCTACAAAGAACTCCTGGAAAACACGGAATCGCTGACCGGCGATTACCTGTCCGGTCGCCGGACCATCGACATCCCCAAGAAGCGTCGCAAGTACGACAAAAAGCGCGAGTTGAAGGTTGTCGGCGCCCGGGAGAACAACCTCAACAACGTTGACGCGACGTTCCCCCTGGGACTTTTCACCGCCGTCACTGGCGTCAGCGGATCCGGGAAGTCCACGCTGGTCAACGAGATCCTGTACAAGGTGCTGGCCAATAAGCTCAACGGCGCCAAGCAGGTGGCCGGTCGCCACCGGACCGTGGCGGGACTGGAGCACCTGGACAAGGTGGTCCACGTCGACCAGAGTCCTATCGGCCGTACGCCCCGGTCCAACCCTGCAACGTACACCGGCGTCTTCGACAACATCCGTAAACTGTTCGCCGAGACCACCGAAGCCAAGGTCCGGGGTTACCAGCCCGGGCGGTTCTCCTTCAACGTCAAGGGCGGGCGCTGTGAGGCCTGCTCGGGTGATGGCACGTTGAAGATCGAGATGAACTTCCTGCCTGACGTCTATGTTCCCTGCGAGGTGTGCCATGGTGCGCGCTACAACCGGGAAACCCTTGAGGTCCACTACAAGGGCAAGACCATTGCCGACGTCCTGAACATGCCTATCGAGGAAGGTGCGGAGTTCTTTGCGGCTTTCACGCCCATTGCGCGGCATCTGAAGACCCTGGTGGACGTTGGCCTGGGCTACGTCCGGCTAGGCCA
This Paenarthrobacter sp. GOM3 DNA region includes the following protein-coding sequences:
- a CDS encoding alpha/beta fold hydrolase, with translation MAEKVRPNNGHSIRARHEFRGIRTVEHYFTVPLDHDTDSEGGSGETISVFAREYSSAEHTPETASRLPWLLYLQGGPGGRGNRITSLSGWMKAAAKDFRILMLDQRGTGLSTPIERQSLERRGDAEAQAEYLTHFRADSIVADAEHVRAVLDSGPWTVLGQSFGGFCALTYLSFAPEGLREVLITGGLAPLQGPADRVYRATFRRVAARNAEYFSWYPEDRELVTRIVRHLEQQPEFLASGERLTPERFQMVGSFLGGNSRVDSLHYLLEDAFIETGAGQRLSESFLEQVRALVSRGTNPLYAVMHESIYGQEEATDWAAWRVLREYPEFEPDATEPLLTGEMVYPWYFEQDPSLVPLREVAGLLASKKDWKPLYDTGRLAANTVPVAAAVYRDDIYVDHDLSLETAAAVRGLQPWVTPDFHHDGIGEDGEGIFGRLLGMVRAAR
- a CDS encoding GNAT family N-acetyltransferase translates to MSVIRPATVEDVPAILRMIHDLAIYEKEPDAVKNTPEMLTDVLFGENPRVYATIAENSAGTVQGFALWFLNYSTWEGVHGIYLEDLYVVPDARGEGHGKALLQHLAATAVERGYARVEWSVLNWNEPSINFYKNLGAFPMAEWSTFRLTGDPLEAFGANDGHINQALARG
- a CDS encoding CoA transferase, translating into MGTIPDLGAGLRKLGALSEVPPAPWDGPRRWWGGALDVEGLALRSVQAVATALNALTGSADRYSVAAGPTAASFDSLGYLRIDGQKPMGFAPMSGFRRTADGWIRLHANYPHHAARLLEALSARGPQDVDRALLSMTSLEAEAAIVANKGVAAAVRSRTEWLASPMRPAAASGDWIDVEPSAEHAGASPGTAWFPAGNPRLPLDGLRVLDLTRVIAGPTATRLLGALGADVLRIDPPQLPELTDAFVDSGFDKRSAEADLGRTTDLGVINGLVASADVVVTGYHDGGLDRFGLAPGALLASRPGLVVATLTAWGRGGPWQGRRGFDSLVQAATGIAERYGQPDDAGWKPGALPVQALDHATGYGLAAAVIALLGERLRTGRGGSATMSLARTAEQLFELPPVHGDGAPSPLPEPEFLVTDSPYGTLRFVGPPLLVEGTQLMYREPPVQYGSSALAWRRQADLP
- a CDS encoding trans-aconitate 2-methyltransferase — its product is MKWDPSKYTEFGNHRDRPFHDLVGRIQANDPRKVVDLGCGPGNLTATLADRWPEARVVGVDSSAEMLRKAESLAKQAPQLEFELGDIARWEPDADTDVVVTNAALQWVPGHQDMVAAWLRDLKPGAWFAMQVPGNFTSPSHALMRGLAESPRWSPRLAGVLRHDGAVGSPADYLGIMLDAGCAADAWETTYQQVLTGEDPVLEWVRGTGLRPVLAALSAEEAADFEQEYATMLREAYPATKHGTVFPFRRIFAVARKN
- a CDS encoding GntR family transcriptional regulator; the protein is MTPTGEFPGTWRPHTGSAVALFEQLRLRIIELVDSGVLAVGAKLPPVRNLAGALDVAPHTVARAYKELEAAGVVATRGRNGTVICARDDRWGALAGVAADYAAAAKAQGASFAEAVQLLAAAYDAD
- a CDS encoding MFS transporter, with amino-acid sequence MNTPSTTALDPQRVQRRSVFLLSSAQLLSGVGNGATLSIGSLLAVDLSGSEAWAGSITTVLTLSAAIAALPLARLAESRGRRVGLVTGLVAAMAGALLIILSVMSQLFVVLLLGAAFLGLGTAANLQARFAAVDLAEPERRGRSLSTVVWAITIGAVAGPNLIQPGAAVGAALGLPPIAGPFVFSAAGLLLAAILLFVGLRPDPLLLARRLAADASGPGATGEKPVRGTIGSGLRAVRSSPQAMLALTAVVAAHGVMVAVMSMTPLHLQQLLGGSHQGHHGGTTDSTDALVVIGVTISLHIAGMFALSPLWGWLTDKAGRLKTIALGHGLLLLAVFIAGFGQHEPVLVTSGLILLGLGWSAATIAGSTLLAESVAPGQRVTVQGVSDTLMGAAGAVGGATSGLLLAWIGYQGLNVASSIVAAAVLVLAGVAALRGPLRPAGHSRDQAIQ
- the uvrA gene encoding excinuclease ABC subunit UvrA, producing the protein MPKALAEDTAIESPNSVPAVLETKPARPDLSRLVVKGAREHNLRNVDLDLPRDAMIVFTGLSGSGKSSLAFDTIFAEGQRRYVESLSAYARQFLGQVDKPDVDFIEGLSPAVSIDQKSTSKNPRSTVGTITEIYDYMRLLWARVGRPHCPVCGEPITRQTPQQIVDQLLELETGTRFQVLAPVVRGRKGEFVDLFKELTTKGYSRARVDGELVQLSDPPKLGKQFKHTIEVVVDRLVVKEDISQRLTDSVETALGLAEGRVLVEFVDLDADDPGRIRAFSENLACPNEHPLAIDEIEPRSFSFNNPFGACSACSGIGTKLEVDEELIVPNPELSLGEGAIAPWSLGTATTEYWNRLLEGLAHELGFSMKTSWEKLPKDVRNTVLHGKDHKVVVQYKNRFGRERKYSTGFEGAIQYVHRKHGETDSDWARDRYEEYMRQIPCPECNGARLNPASLSVLINGKSIAEVAALPMRECAEFLGSLTLTNREAQIANQVLKEIQARLTFLLDVGLEYLNLERPSGTLSGGEAQRIRLATQIGSGLVGVLYVLDEPSIGLHQRDNRRLIETLTRLRDLGNTLIVVEHDEDTIQEADWVVDIGPGAGEHGGQVVHSGTYKELLENTESLTGDYLSGRRTIDIPKKRRKYDKKRELKVVGARENNLNNVDATFPLGLFTAVTGVSGSGKSTLVNEILYKVLANKLNGAKQVAGRHRTVAGLEHLDKVVHVDQSPIGRTPRSNPATYTGVFDNIRKLFAETTEAKVRGYQPGRFSFNVKGGRCEACSGDGTLKIEMNFLPDVYVPCEVCHGARYNRETLEVHYKGKTIADVLNMPIEEGAEFFAAFTPIARHLKTLVDVGLGYVRLGQPATTLSGGEAQRVKLAAELQKRSNGRSIYVLDEPTTGLHFEDIRKLLMVLQGLVDKGNTVITIEHNLDVIKSADWIVDLGPNGGSGGGRIIATGTPEQVAKSTESHTATFLAEILG
- a CDS encoding DEAD/DEAH box helicase; this translates as MKLLEQLPGSADTGPLDPDEIYTRFVEWTESRGLQLYPAQDEAIMELASGANVILATPTGSGKSLVAIAAHFEAMARGKRSYYTAPIKALVSEKFFALCDIFGAENVGMITGDSGVNQDAPIICCTAEILANIALREGASAELGSVIMDEFHFYSDPQRGWAWQVPLLELPQAQFLLMSATLGDVTRFEAGLTELTGRSTTTVSSAERPIPLHYYYQVTPVHETLEDLLATKQVPVYVVHFSQAEAIERAQNLMSINMCSRDEKDRIAELIAGFRFAAGFGKTLNRLVRHGIGVHHAGMLPKYRRLVEQLAQAGLLKVICGTDTLGVGINVPIRTVLLTALSKYDGVRTRPLNSREFHQIAGRAGRAGYDTAGTVVVQAPEHVVENTKAMAKATAKFGDDQKKLRQVVKKKPPEGFVSWGEPTFNKLVESIPEPLTSSFTVTHAMLLNLMERPGDPFQATRRLLSENHESRPAQLKLMKKALGIYRELLAAGVVERIPEDQQEAEGRSVRLTVHLQANFALNQPLSPFALAALELLDPESPSYALDVVSVIESTLEKPRQILSAQQKKARGEAVAAMKADGIEYDQRMAMLDEVTYPMPLAEILGEAFEVYRKAAPWVGDFELAPKSIIRDMYERAMNFGEFVQFYGLARSEGIVLRYLADGFRALRQTVPQDLLREDLEDLIAWLGELVRQVDSSLLDEWEELTSGAAPTPHDAPPPPPPSLTSNIRAFRVMVRNEMFRRVELFADEDSNALGELDADAGWDAGRWEDVLDDYFDEHDDIGTGPDARGPGLLIITEEPGTWKVRQIFDDPARNHDWGISAEVDLAASDESGTAVVRVTDVNRL